CCCTATGACCGCAGCAAGGTGCTCAACGGCGTGCGCACGGCGCTGTACCGGCGTCCGATCGCGCCCGACGCCGCCGAGCGCCTGGTCAACGAGGTCGAAGCCGAGTTGATGGCCCGCGATCTGGATGAAATTCCTTCCAGCGTCATCGGCGATCTGGTGATGGAGCGCCTGCGTGCGCTGGACGAAGTTGCCTATATCCGTTTCGCCTCCGTGTATCGCGCCTTTACCGACGTGGGCAGCCTGCGCGAGGCGGTCGATGCCCTGCGCAGAGCGGGCGCAGAGCGATGAAACGCCAGTTGCCGGCAGCTTGTCGGCAGATGCTTTGAGGAAGAGATTGATGGTATCGCAACCACCTGTGATGGACGAAGCCCAGACATCAGCTCGGTCGGCGGACGGCGGCGGAGAACAGCCCGCTGCGCCGCGCCGTGCGCGCACACCGCTGCGTCAGATTCTGCACGAGCTGCGCTGGCGGCTGATCCTGCCGGTCGGCCTGATCACCGGCCTGCTCTGGACTGTGTTGATTGGCCAGGCGCTGCTGACCGCAACGCCCAATACCGTGCTGCAACTGGTCGCCGGGCTGTTGCCGGTCACCGCCGGCATTCTGCTGGGGCGGCGCATCCAGCAGCACGTCGGCTGGCATGCGGCGCTGCTGGGACTGATCACCACGCTCGCCGCGCTGCTGGGGTTGGGCGGTCTGGCGCTGCTGGTCGGGCCGCAGCCCGCGCTGGTAATGCTGATGATGCTGGCGGTCCTGACGCTGATGCCCTTCCCGGCCTTCGGCATGATCACCTCGGCCTCGGGTGAGGCACGCCGCCGCCAGTTGCGTGAAGAGTTGGCGCGGCGCGGCGGACGGCTGGAACGTCCCGGCAAGGTGCGCTCGCTCGACGATCTGCGCAGTCTGTCGCTTCCCCAGTTGGGAGGCTACGTTTCGGAGTTGTTCCGCCGCCACGACTTCAAGCTGCACGACTACCGCTTCGAAAAGGATCGGTTGGACCTACGCTTCACCTACGAGGACGAGCCTTGGCTGGTGCGCGTCACTACCGCCGAGAAGGTCAAGCCCGGCCTGGCGGTAGAGCTGTCGCAGCGCATGAAAGAGGAGGGCGTGCGCAAGGGCGTGGTGATCACCTCGATGGATTTTCAGGAGAGCGCCACGCGCTGGGCCAAGGACAAGCCGATCGTGCTGATCGACGGCGCAACGTTGCTCTCGATGGACGAGAAGCTCGCCTGAGCATCAGGGTGCGCCGAAGCCGACCTCGCGATACACCTGCCGCATGCGTGCGTAGCGCTGCTCGAAGGTAAAGTGCTCCAACACGCGTTGGCGCCCGCGTCGACCCATGGCGCGGGCGCGCTGCGGATCGCCCAGCAGCAGTGCCAGCCGCTCGGCCAGCGCCTCAACATCGCCAAAACGCACCAGAAAGCCATCCTCACCATCGCGGATCACGTCCGGTACGCCGCCGGCCCACGCGCCGATCACCGGCAGTGCATAGCACCACGCCTCCAGATAGACGATACCGAAGGAGTCGGTACGCGAGGGCAGCGCGAACACATCCGCGGCGGCCAGCGCATCGAGCTTGACCTGGTGCGGCGCGGAACGCAGCAGGCGGATGCGCTGACGCGTCGCGTCGGGCAACCCGGCATACCACGCCTCGAACTGCGCCATGGTATTGGAGGCGATCAGCACCAGTGTCGCGTCGCAGCCGGCCTGCC
This is a stretch of genomic DNA from Kallotenue papyrolyticum. It encodes these proteins:
- the nrdR gene encoding transcriptional regulator NrdR, whose protein sequence is MRCPYCQATDTQVLDTRKLDQGASIRRRRRCEQCGRRFTTIERVEPPSLLVIKKSGTREPYDRSKVLNGVRTALYRRPIAPDAAERLVNEVEAELMARDLDEIPSSVIGDLVMERLRALDEVAYIRFASVYRAFTDVGSLREAVDALRRAGAER
- a CDS encoding restriction endonuclease gives rise to the protein MVSQPPVMDEAQTSARSADGGGEQPAAPRRARTPLRQILHELRWRLILPVGLITGLLWTVLIGQALLTATPNTVLQLVAGLLPVTAGILLGRRIQQHVGWHAALLGLITTLAALLGLGGLALLVGPQPALVMLMMLAVLTLMPFPAFGMITSASGEARRRQLREELARRGGRLERPGKVRSLDDLRSLSLPQLGGYVSELFRRHDFKLHDYRFEKDRLDLRFTYEDEPWLVRVTTAEKVKPGLAVELSQRMKEEGVRKGVVITSMDFQESATRWAKDKPIVLIDGATLLSMDEKLA